The following coding sequences are from one Diospyros lotus cultivar Yz01 chromosome 7, ASM1463336v1, whole genome shotgun sequence window:
- the LOC127806974 gene encoding uncharacterized protein LOC127806974 isoform X3 → MAEDDDVGSVANVSESSVAVAAGETLAETMASEGGEDGGEIMVEVVGSDVFVDGVGGEGGGGDWNAEEGGVAVVREGLDREIESADGGDGAVGDLEPREVGDLGGGQACEDGTESQVEGCQEIAGLLVEQVHVNADEVPVRGEEGLEKSEQLIGGGDDAGDVLVADGTSGLDDEARDPGIRTGVADVLAAASGSSCQVTEVVGEEVAVTSSDQGLVEEGAEKGTTSVEGGGDALGLQQKDIRGDGLLNPGIDDPVVCYSMVSPSTSMQTTVVTEEAAAVVNDEFVNNKDEISCSGAKIGKENNVSSLAGTVSAVRDRDNTIHSDAECLKQKVEVAVSGEVGVMNKEEVLQQEGSIYCSVEGHPLKLEKLEMVEKNTESQGDFGADSVSHLEPTFVVADGEVTVVDEKISLNPNVEAPESVVIVGDGQEPLTTENRVIGVSDDHRDYVKDQELDVKDVGGGIGDPERNASLSDEPQFSNEKSKIVNINEVSVVDSEVASSKVETLTTDDLSGTPACSEDDPNMKFEKKQAIMPEHGRVLADPESSKDQDYVFHTEGVAAMDVEKALNHEADVAGNCSSTGKDQYLEVEKVDASCQKCVVHTGLEASGKQTQREVPKLEDVDLMKDENKVLNSNAAVLDCDSFSQKVEELNTLTVGETTGKEAIAQGSTEASGKQIETENQVEYSVLESKVTETVELKVETLGKSLVEDSSVVASSIPVGEHNSAIPTCLDDNTCLHDEQQETVAQLADLHSHEVDGDQSMNVIVDDTVVKGSCGEEHSNTAAAAACEVALNCLPTHNGGDPVSSSVSDSTGPLLDKHKKLEVHMVPQGQESMGGSLVVDLDICANKDGKVKPQDESLNENVSLPDECQFIRDDVQMLGGKVGIEFSECLDGSTATDFCLDNSHVGQEFEVQEQNSDAEQVDLYGGLEIEMGDQAPGHEQAKHLEDKSSKEMTLDPGSFAKVHQCNFLLPPENEGEFSVSDLVWGKVRSHPWWPGQVFDPSDASEKAMKYYRKDCFLVAYFGDRTFAWNEASLLKPFWANFSQIEKQSSSESFQNAVRCALEEVSRRIELGLACSCIQNDAYDKIESQVVENTGIRQESSKRCGVDKSVGVSSFEPEKLVEFVRALAGSPSAGADRLGVVIAKAQLLAFLRLKGYYELPEFQFCGGLLENNVDSSQLGEVIDHPPGDEQPFSIKGRPKTESSSSLKRKHNLKDSMYPKKKERSLSELMSDMPSSPDDCEDETSKSVASSSGRKRKVVDFISDDSEVQDRRISIYAAKVSTTASPIPKPSFKIGECIRRAASQLTGSPSSILKSSNEKFHKLGNSEEPTVFDDSLQTPDNSQRGRMTFFMEDSSLDEMLSQLLFAAQEPIREYGFLTTISPFFSGFRNSVSLIRQNSSVGKLGGGRKKRASHAIIGSPEEFEFDDINDSYWTDRIIQNCSEEQPSGDGHNREVKYQLVTFDPDKSLKSSRRSYSRKRFSNGNHQMAMEEPIRHIGERKQDNSPTELILNFSEGESIPSEINLNKIFKRFGPLREDETEVDLETSRARVVFKRCSDAEVALSSAEKFNIFGEMAVHYQLSYLPSVSIKTWPMETSHGLEDAT, encoded by the exons ATGGCCGAGGATGATGACGTAGGTTCGGTGGCTAATGTTTCAGAATCCAGTGTGGCTGTAGCTGCTGGTGAAACCCTAGCTGAGACTATGGCTTCCGAGGGTGGGGAAGATGGAGGTGAGATAATGGTGGAGGTGGTGGGTTCTGATGTGTTCGTTGATGGGGTTGGGGGTGAAGGGGGTGGAGGGGATTGGAATGCAGAGGAGGGTGGCGTTGCGGTGGTGAGAGAGGGGTTGGATAGGGAAATTGAATCCGCTGACGGTGGAGATGGTGCAGTCGGTGATTTGGAACCACGGGAAGTTGGGGACTTGGGTGGTGGTCAGGCCTGTGAAGATGGAACTGAGTCTCAGGTTGAAGGTTGCCAGGAAATTGCTGGCCTGTTGGTTGAACAAGTGCATGTTAATGCAGATGAAGTTCCTGTGAGGGGTGAGGAGGGCTTGGAGAAAAGTGAGCAGTTGATTGGAGGAGGGGATGATGCTGGTGATGTTTTGGTTGCTGATGGAACAAGTGGTTTGGATGATGAAGCTCGGGATCCTGGTATCAGGACTGGGGTGGCTGATGTCTTAGCAGCAGCTTCAGGATCATCATGTCAAGTGACTGAGGTTGTTGGGGAGGAAGTTGCTGTTACGAGTTCAGATCAAGGGTTGGTTGAGGAGGGTGCAGAGAAAGGGACAACATCTGTTGAGGGAGGGGGTGATGCACTTGGGCTGCAACAAAAAGATATTCGGGGTGATGGTTTATTAAATCCTGGAATTGATGATCCAGTTGTATGTTATTCAATGGTTTCACCGTCCACTAGTATGCAAACCACAGTTGTCACAGAGGAAGCTGCTGCTGTAGTCAATGATGAGTTTGTGAACAATAAAGATGAAATATCATGTAGTGGTGCTAAGATTGGGAAAGAAAACAATGTCAGTTCATTGGCCGGGACAGTTAGTGCAGTGAGGGACAGAGATAATACAATCCATTCAGATGCTGAATGTTTGAAACAAAAAGTTGAAGTTGCTGTTAGTGGGGAAGTTGGCGTTATGAACAAGGAAGAGGTTTTGCAGCAAGAAGGCAGTATATATTGTTCAGTAGAGGGTCACCCTTTAAAGCTTGAGAAGCTTGAGATGGTTGAGAAGAACACTGAAAGTCAAGGTGATTTTGGTGCTGATTCAGTATCCCACTTGGAGCCAACTTTTGTTGTAGCTGATGGTGAAGTTACAGTTGTGGATGAAAAGATTTCTTTGAACCCCAATGTTGAAGCTCCCGAGAGTGTTGTCATTGTGGGTGATGGACAGGAGCCATTGACAACTGAAAACAGGGTGATTGGTGTTTCTGATGATCACCGAGATTATGTAAAAGATCAAGAGTTGGATGTGAAGGATGTGGGTGGGGGAATTGGAGACCCTGAAAGGAATGCTAGTCTATCTGATGAGCCACAGTTTTCTAATGAAAAAAGCAAAATTGTCAACATAAATGAAGTTTCAGTGGTGGACAGTGAGGTTGCAAGTTCCAAAGTGGAAACTCTGACAACTGATGATTTGAGTGGGACTCCAGCTTGTTCTGAAGATGATCCAAATATGAAGTTTGAGAAAAAACAGGCTATCATGCCGGAGCATGGTCGTGTGCTTGCAGATCCAGAATCCTCAAAGGATCAAGATTATGTTTTTCATACAGAGGGAGTTGCAGCCATGGATGTTGAAAAGGCATTGAACCATGAAGCAGATGTGGCAGGCAATTGTAGTTCTACAGGAAAAGATCAGTATTTGGAGGTTGAGAAAGTTGATGCAAGCTGTCAAAAGTGTGTGGTGCATACAGGCCTGGAAGCATCTGGGAAACAAACCCAAAGGGAGGTTCCCAAGCTTGAAGATGTAGATTTGATGAAAGATGAGAATAAAGTCTTGAATTCCAATGCTGCAGTTTTGGATTGTGATTCATTTTCACAGAAAGTTGAAGAGTTAAACACCCTGACTGTTGGTGAAACCACAGGAAAAGAGGCTATTGCTCAGGGAAGCACTGAGGCATCAGGCAAACAGATTGAAACTGAAAACCAAGTGGAGTATTCAGTTCTTGAGTCCAAGGTGACTGAAACTGTAGAGTTGAAGGTTGAGACCCTGGGCAAGAGTTTGGTAGAAGATTCTTCTGTAGTTGCCAGTTCCATTCCAGTTGGGGAGCATAATAGTGCTATTCCAACATGTCTGGATGATAATACATGCTTGCATGATGAGCAACAAGAGACAGTAGCCCAACTAGCTGATTTACATTCCCATGAGGTAGATGGTGATCAGAGCATGAATGTGATTGTTGATGACACAGTGGTAAAGGGGTCTTGTGGGGAGGAACATTCAAACACAGCTGCGGCTGCTGCATGTGAAGTTGCACTCAACTGCCTGCCTACTCATAATGGTGGTGACCCTGTCTCTTCTTCTGTTAGTGACTCTACGGGCCCCTTACTagataaacataaaaaattggAAGTTCATATG GTTCCCCAAGGGCAAGAATCTATGGGAGGCAGCctagttgtggatttggatatCTGTGCCAACAAAGATGGGAAAGTGAAGCCTCAAGATGAATCTCTTAATGAAAATGTTTCATTACCAGATGAGTGTCAATTCATAAGAGATGATGTTCAAATGCTGGGAGGCAAAGTAGGAATTGAATTTTCTGAGTGCTTAGATGGGAGTACAGCTACTGATttttgtttggataattctcaTGTTGGGCAGGAATTTGAAGTTCAAGAACAAAATAGTGATGCTGAGCAGGTAGACCTGTATGGAGGTCTAGAAATAGAAATGGGAGATCAGGCTCCTGGTCATGAACAGGCAAAACATCTTGAGGATAAAAGCTCAAAAGAAATGACTCTGGACCCTGGAAGCTTTGCAAAGGTGCATCAATGTAACTTTCTGCTACCACCAGAAAATGAAGGTGAATTTTCTGTGTCTGACCTAGTCTGGGGTAAAGTCAGGAGCCATCCCTGGTGGCCTGGGCAGGTATTCGATCCTTCAGATGCATCAGAAAAGGCAATGAAATATTATAGAAAGGACTGCTTTCTTGTAGCGTACTTTGGTGATCGGACTTTTGCTTGGAATGAGGCATCTCTCTTAAAGCCGTTTTGGGCAAACTTCTCCCAAATAGAGAAGCAGAGCAGTTCAGAATCATTCCAAAATGCTGTCAGATGTGCCTTGGAAGAGGTTTCAAGACGGATTGAGTTGGGTCTTGCTTGCTCTTGCATCCAAAATGATGCTTATGACAAGATTGAGTCTCAGGTTGTTGAGAACACTGGCATCCGTCAAGAATCAAGTAAAAGATGCGGTGTTGATAAATCTGTAGGAGTGAGTTCCTTTGAGCCTGAAAAACTTGTAGAATTTGTAAGAGCATTAGCAGGGTCCCCTTCTGCTGGGGCTGATCGACTGGGAGTTGTTATTGCAAAGGCTCAGTTGTTGGCCTTCCTTCGGTTAAAGGGTTATTATGAGTTGCCTGAGTTTCAGTTTTGTGGAGGGCTACTGGAGAACAATGTTGACAGTTCACAGTTGGGTGAAGTGATTGACCATCCACCTGGTGATGAGCAACCCTTTTCCATCAAGGGAAGGCCAAAAACTGAAAGTAGCTCTTCCCTTAAACGTAAACACAATCTAAAGGATAGTATGTACcctaagaagaaagagagaagtcTGTCAGAATTAATGAGTGATATGCCATCGTCTCCTGATGATTGTGAAGATGAAACAAGTAAGTCAGTTGCATCATCCTCTGGCAGGAAAAGAAAGGTTGTTGATTTCATTTCTGATGACTCAGAGGTGCAAGATAGGAGAATCAGCATTTATGCTGCAAAAGTGTCCACCACTGCATCTCCAATTCCCAAACCATCCTTTAAGATTGGCGAATGCATTCGTAGAGCAGCAAGCCAACTGACTGGCAGCCCATCGTCAATTCTCAAATCTAGCAATGAAAAATTTCACAAACTAGGAAACAGTGAAGAACCCACTGTATTTGATGATTCTTTGCAGACTCCTGATAACTCCCAAAGAGGAAGGATGACTTTCTTCATGGAAGACTCATCCTTGGATGAGATGTTATCACAACTTCTCTTTGCTGCCCAGGAACCTATCCGAGAATATGGCTTTTTGACTACGATTTCCCCTTTCTTTTCTGGTTTTAGGAACTCAGTTAGTTTGATTCGTCAGAATTCCTCTGTGGGAAAACTAGGTGGTGGTAGAAAGAAAAGAGCATCTCATGCCATCATTGGTTCTCCtgaagaatttgaatttgatgatatTAATGATTCCTATTGGACTGACAGGATTATTCAGAACTGTTCTGAAGAGCAACCATCAGGTGATGGTCACAATAGAGAAGTGAAATATCAACTCGTGACTTTTGATCCAGATAAATCCCTCAAATCAAGTCGTAGGTCTTACTCTAGAAAGCGGTTTTCTAATGGGAACCATCAAATGGCCATGGAGGAACCAATCAGGCATATTGGTGAGAGGAAGCAAGATAATTCACCAACAGAACTTATATTGAACTTCTCTGAGGGAGAATCTATTCCTTCTgaaataaatctaaataaaatatttaagcGGTTTGGGCCATTAAGGGAAGATGAAACAGAAGTTGATCTGGAGACTAGCCGTGCCAGAGTGGTTTTCAAAAGGTGTTCTGATGCAGAAGTTGCTTTGAGCAGTGCTGAAAAATTCAACATTTTTGGGGAAATGGCGGTTCATTACCAACTCAGCTATTTGCCATCAGTCTCAATCAAAACCTGGCCAATGGAGACATCGCATGGCCTGGAGGATGCAACCTGA
- the LOC127806974 gene encoding uncharacterized protein LOC127806974 isoform X1, whose translation MAEDDDVGSVANVSESSVAVAAGETLAETMASEGGEDGGEIMVEVVGSDVFVDGVGGEGGGGDWNAEEGGVAVVREGLDREIESADGGDGAVGDLEPREVGDLGGGQACEDGTESQVEGCQEIAGLLVEQVHVNADEVPVRGEEGLEKSEQLIGGGDDAGDVLVADGTSGLDDEARDPGIRTGVADVLAAASGSSCQVTEVVGEEVAVTSSDQGLVEEGAEKGTTSVEGGGDALGLQQKDIRGDGLLNPGIDDPVVCYSMVSPSTSMQTTVVTEEAAAVVNDEFVNNKDEISCSGAKIGKENNVSSLAGTVSAVRDRDNTIHSDAECLKQKVEVAVSGEVGVMNKEEVLQQEGSIYCSVEGHPLKLEKLEMVEKNTESQGDFGADSVSHLEPTFVVADGEVTVVDEKISLNPNVEAPESVVIVGDGQEPLTTENRVIGVSDDHRDYVKDQELDVKDVGGGIGDPERNASLSDEPQFSNEKSKIVNINEVSVVDSEVASSKVETLTTDDLSGTPACSEDDPNMKFEKKQAIMPEHGRVLADPESSKDQDYVFHTEGVAAMDVEKALNHEADVAGNCSSTGKDQYLEVEKVDASCQKCVVHTGLEASGKQTQREVPKLEDVDLMKDENKVLNSNAAVLDCDSFSQKVEELNTLTVGETTGKEAIAQGSTEASGKQIETENQVEYSVLESKVTETVELKVETLGKSLVEDSSVVASSIPVGEHNSAIPTCLDDNTCLHDEQQETVAQLADLHSHEVDGDQSMNVIVDDTVVKGSCGEEHSNTAAAAACEVALNCLPTHNGGDPVSSSVSDSTGPLLDKHKKLEVHMVSREISVPSALNSNEVMTTEAKCEPYKSDEQVPQGQESMGGSLVVDLDICANKDGKVKPQDESLNENVSLPDECQFIRDDVQMLGGKVGIEFSECLDGSTATDFCLDNSHVGQEFEVQEQNSDAEQVDLYGGLEIEMGDQAPGHEQAKHLEDKSSKEMTLDPGSFAKVHQCNFLLPPENEGEFSVSDLVWGKVRSHPWWPGQVFDPSDASEKAMKYYRKDCFLVAYFGDRTFAWNEASLLKPFWANFSQIEKQSSSESFQNAVRCALEEVSRRIELGLACSCIQNDAYDKIESQVVENTGIRQESSKRCGVDKSVGVSSFEPEKLVEFVRALAGSPSAGADRLGVVIAKAQLLAFLRLKGYYELPEFQFCGGLLENNVDSSQLGEVIDHPPGDEQPFSIKGRPKTESSSSLKRKHNLKDSMYPKKKERSLSELMSDMPSSPDDCEDETSKSVASSSGRKRKVVDFISDDSEVQDRRISIYAAKVSTTASPIPKPSFKIGECIRRAASQLTGSPSSILKSSNEKFHKLGNSEEPTVFDDSLQTPDNSQRGRMTFFMEDSSLDEMLSQLLFAAQEPIREYGFLTTISPFFSGFRNSVSLIRQNSSVGKLGGGRKKRASHAIIGSPEEFEFDDINDSYWTDRIIQNCSEEQPSGDGHNREVKYQLVTFDPDKSLKSSRRSYSRKRFSNGNHQMAMEEPIRHIGERKQDNSPTELILNFSEGESIPSEINLNKIFKRFGPLREDETEVDLETSRARVVFKRCSDAEVALSSAEKFNIFGEMAVHYQLSYLPSVSIKTWPMETSHGLEDAT comes from the coding sequence ATGGCCGAGGATGATGACGTAGGTTCGGTGGCTAATGTTTCAGAATCCAGTGTGGCTGTAGCTGCTGGTGAAACCCTAGCTGAGACTATGGCTTCCGAGGGTGGGGAAGATGGAGGTGAGATAATGGTGGAGGTGGTGGGTTCTGATGTGTTCGTTGATGGGGTTGGGGGTGAAGGGGGTGGAGGGGATTGGAATGCAGAGGAGGGTGGCGTTGCGGTGGTGAGAGAGGGGTTGGATAGGGAAATTGAATCCGCTGACGGTGGAGATGGTGCAGTCGGTGATTTGGAACCACGGGAAGTTGGGGACTTGGGTGGTGGTCAGGCCTGTGAAGATGGAACTGAGTCTCAGGTTGAAGGTTGCCAGGAAATTGCTGGCCTGTTGGTTGAACAAGTGCATGTTAATGCAGATGAAGTTCCTGTGAGGGGTGAGGAGGGCTTGGAGAAAAGTGAGCAGTTGATTGGAGGAGGGGATGATGCTGGTGATGTTTTGGTTGCTGATGGAACAAGTGGTTTGGATGATGAAGCTCGGGATCCTGGTATCAGGACTGGGGTGGCTGATGTCTTAGCAGCAGCTTCAGGATCATCATGTCAAGTGACTGAGGTTGTTGGGGAGGAAGTTGCTGTTACGAGTTCAGATCAAGGGTTGGTTGAGGAGGGTGCAGAGAAAGGGACAACATCTGTTGAGGGAGGGGGTGATGCACTTGGGCTGCAACAAAAAGATATTCGGGGTGATGGTTTATTAAATCCTGGAATTGATGATCCAGTTGTATGTTATTCAATGGTTTCACCGTCCACTAGTATGCAAACCACAGTTGTCACAGAGGAAGCTGCTGCTGTAGTCAATGATGAGTTTGTGAACAATAAAGATGAAATATCATGTAGTGGTGCTAAGATTGGGAAAGAAAACAATGTCAGTTCATTGGCCGGGACAGTTAGTGCAGTGAGGGACAGAGATAATACAATCCATTCAGATGCTGAATGTTTGAAACAAAAAGTTGAAGTTGCTGTTAGTGGGGAAGTTGGCGTTATGAACAAGGAAGAGGTTTTGCAGCAAGAAGGCAGTATATATTGTTCAGTAGAGGGTCACCCTTTAAAGCTTGAGAAGCTTGAGATGGTTGAGAAGAACACTGAAAGTCAAGGTGATTTTGGTGCTGATTCAGTATCCCACTTGGAGCCAACTTTTGTTGTAGCTGATGGTGAAGTTACAGTTGTGGATGAAAAGATTTCTTTGAACCCCAATGTTGAAGCTCCCGAGAGTGTTGTCATTGTGGGTGATGGACAGGAGCCATTGACAACTGAAAACAGGGTGATTGGTGTTTCTGATGATCACCGAGATTATGTAAAAGATCAAGAGTTGGATGTGAAGGATGTGGGTGGGGGAATTGGAGACCCTGAAAGGAATGCTAGTCTATCTGATGAGCCACAGTTTTCTAATGAAAAAAGCAAAATTGTCAACATAAATGAAGTTTCAGTGGTGGACAGTGAGGTTGCAAGTTCCAAAGTGGAAACTCTGACAACTGATGATTTGAGTGGGACTCCAGCTTGTTCTGAAGATGATCCAAATATGAAGTTTGAGAAAAAACAGGCTATCATGCCGGAGCATGGTCGTGTGCTTGCAGATCCAGAATCCTCAAAGGATCAAGATTATGTTTTTCATACAGAGGGAGTTGCAGCCATGGATGTTGAAAAGGCATTGAACCATGAAGCAGATGTGGCAGGCAATTGTAGTTCTACAGGAAAAGATCAGTATTTGGAGGTTGAGAAAGTTGATGCAAGCTGTCAAAAGTGTGTGGTGCATACAGGCCTGGAAGCATCTGGGAAACAAACCCAAAGGGAGGTTCCCAAGCTTGAAGATGTAGATTTGATGAAAGATGAGAATAAAGTCTTGAATTCCAATGCTGCAGTTTTGGATTGTGATTCATTTTCACAGAAAGTTGAAGAGTTAAACACCCTGACTGTTGGTGAAACCACAGGAAAAGAGGCTATTGCTCAGGGAAGCACTGAGGCATCAGGCAAACAGATTGAAACTGAAAACCAAGTGGAGTATTCAGTTCTTGAGTCCAAGGTGACTGAAACTGTAGAGTTGAAGGTTGAGACCCTGGGCAAGAGTTTGGTAGAAGATTCTTCTGTAGTTGCCAGTTCCATTCCAGTTGGGGAGCATAATAGTGCTATTCCAACATGTCTGGATGATAATACATGCTTGCATGATGAGCAACAAGAGACAGTAGCCCAACTAGCTGATTTACATTCCCATGAGGTAGATGGTGATCAGAGCATGAATGTGATTGTTGATGACACAGTGGTAAAGGGGTCTTGTGGGGAGGAACATTCAAACACAGCTGCGGCTGCTGCATGTGAAGTTGCACTCAACTGCCTGCCTACTCATAATGGTGGTGACCCTGTCTCTTCTTCTGTTAGTGACTCTACGGGCCCCTTACTagataaacataaaaaattggAAGTTCATATGGTAAGCCGTGAGATTTCTGTTCCTAGTGCACTAAATTCTAATGAAGTGATGACTACTGAAGCAAAATGTGAACCTTACAAATCTGATGAACAGGTTCCCCAAGGGCAAGAATCTATGGGAGGCAGCctagttgtggatttggatatCTGTGCCAACAAAGATGGGAAAGTGAAGCCTCAAGATGAATCTCTTAATGAAAATGTTTCATTACCAGATGAGTGTCAATTCATAAGAGATGATGTTCAAATGCTGGGAGGCAAAGTAGGAATTGAATTTTCTGAGTGCTTAGATGGGAGTACAGCTACTGATttttgtttggataattctcaTGTTGGGCAGGAATTTGAAGTTCAAGAACAAAATAGTGATGCTGAGCAGGTAGACCTGTATGGAGGTCTAGAAATAGAAATGGGAGATCAGGCTCCTGGTCATGAACAGGCAAAACATCTTGAGGATAAAAGCTCAAAAGAAATGACTCTGGACCCTGGAAGCTTTGCAAAGGTGCATCAATGTAACTTTCTGCTACCACCAGAAAATGAAGGTGAATTTTCTGTGTCTGACCTAGTCTGGGGTAAAGTCAGGAGCCATCCCTGGTGGCCTGGGCAGGTATTCGATCCTTCAGATGCATCAGAAAAGGCAATGAAATATTATAGAAAGGACTGCTTTCTTGTAGCGTACTTTGGTGATCGGACTTTTGCTTGGAATGAGGCATCTCTCTTAAAGCCGTTTTGGGCAAACTTCTCCCAAATAGAGAAGCAGAGCAGTTCAGAATCATTCCAAAATGCTGTCAGATGTGCCTTGGAAGAGGTTTCAAGACGGATTGAGTTGGGTCTTGCTTGCTCTTGCATCCAAAATGATGCTTATGACAAGATTGAGTCTCAGGTTGTTGAGAACACTGGCATCCGTCAAGAATCAAGTAAAAGATGCGGTGTTGATAAATCTGTAGGAGTGAGTTCCTTTGAGCCTGAAAAACTTGTAGAATTTGTAAGAGCATTAGCAGGGTCCCCTTCTGCTGGGGCTGATCGACTGGGAGTTGTTATTGCAAAGGCTCAGTTGTTGGCCTTCCTTCGGTTAAAGGGTTATTATGAGTTGCCTGAGTTTCAGTTTTGTGGAGGGCTACTGGAGAACAATGTTGACAGTTCACAGTTGGGTGAAGTGATTGACCATCCACCTGGTGATGAGCAACCCTTTTCCATCAAGGGAAGGCCAAAAACTGAAAGTAGCTCTTCCCTTAAACGTAAACACAATCTAAAGGATAGTATGTACcctaagaagaaagagagaagtcTGTCAGAATTAATGAGTGATATGCCATCGTCTCCTGATGATTGTGAAGATGAAACAAGTAAGTCAGTTGCATCATCCTCTGGCAGGAAAAGAAAGGTTGTTGATTTCATTTCTGATGACTCAGAGGTGCAAGATAGGAGAATCAGCATTTATGCTGCAAAAGTGTCCACCACTGCATCTCCAATTCCCAAACCATCCTTTAAGATTGGCGAATGCATTCGTAGAGCAGCAAGCCAACTGACTGGCAGCCCATCGTCAATTCTCAAATCTAGCAATGAAAAATTTCACAAACTAGGAAACAGTGAAGAACCCACTGTATTTGATGATTCTTTGCAGACTCCTGATAACTCCCAAAGAGGAAGGATGACTTTCTTCATGGAAGACTCATCCTTGGATGAGATGTTATCACAACTTCTCTTTGCTGCCCAGGAACCTATCCGAGAATATGGCTTTTTGACTACGATTTCCCCTTTCTTTTCTGGTTTTAGGAACTCAGTTAGTTTGATTCGTCAGAATTCCTCTGTGGGAAAACTAGGTGGTGGTAGAAAGAAAAGAGCATCTCATGCCATCATTGGTTCTCCtgaagaatttgaatttgatgatatTAATGATTCCTATTGGACTGACAGGATTATTCAGAACTGTTCTGAAGAGCAACCATCAGGTGATGGTCACAATAGAGAAGTGAAATATCAACTCGTGACTTTTGATCCAGATAAATCCCTCAAATCAAGTCGTAGGTCTTACTCTAGAAAGCGGTTTTCTAATGGGAACCATCAAATGGCCATGGAGGAACCAATCAGGCATATTGGTGAGAGGAAGCAAGATAATTCACCAACAGAACTTATATTGAACTTCTCTGAGGGAGAATCTATTCCTTCTgaaataaatctaaataaaatatttaagcGGTTTGGGCCATTAAGGGAAGATGAAACAGAAGTTGATCTGGAGACTAGCCGTGCCAGAGTGGTTTTCAAAAGGTGTTCTGATGCAGAAGTTGCTTTGAGCAGTGCTGAAAAATTCAACATTTTTGGGGAAATGGCGGTTCATTACCAACTCAGCTATTTGCCATCAGTCTCAATCAAAACCTGGCCAATGGAGACATCGCATGGCCTGGAGGATGCAACCTGA